The genomic stretch TTGCTAGCTTTTCATGCCTTTCTTGTAAATATGGAAATTCAGAAGCATTATGGGAAAGGAAAAATTCTGACTTTGCACGTACTAAATTCCTATCTGAATCTTGCACTGACAATACTGTTTTTTGAATCCAATCTTTTAATTGCGGAAATAAGGGTTCCTTGGGATCAGGACTTAAAGCTGATTCGATGTTTAAAAAATCATCATATTTTAACGCGGCCAGAAAAACAGTGTCAATGTTTTCAAAATGAGCATATAAACCACCCCGCGATATCTGGGCTTCATCCATAATATCTTTCATCGTAGCATTGGAATAACCTTTCTTAGCAAAAACATTCACCGCTGCTGTCGCTATTTTATTTTTTCGTGCTTCCAGATATTTTTCGCTTACCTGCGGCATTAAGACCTCCTTTCCTCACAAAGTAGACATACATGTCTATTTTATTATAGGGCTGGAAAATGAATTTGTCAATACTGTTACGAAATTATCCATTTGTTGGTATATACGAGATTGCCGATTACCTCTAATTATCCAGGTAAAAAATGAGATACCGTTTTTACGGTATCTCATAACTTTTAATTTTATTCCATTGTATCTCTTTGCTCCATATCAGTAATCAAAGTAACATTATTATATTTTTAAGTCACTGTTAGTCTGGACATATACTCTGCTTAAAGTGGAATATATTTTCCGGGTCGTATTTGCATTTAATTTGCATAAGTTCCTGATAATTGGTACCATAATATGCCATGGGCCAGTCTTTGATAAAAACATCAGGCCAATTGACGTAGGTTCCATTTACATATTTTAACATGGCTCTTCTTAGACTTTCTACCCAATGTATGTTTGTCTCTTTTTCTTTATCAGCTTTCCAGCGGGTTATATACTGCATGATATAGTTTGCATCACGATGGAAATAGGCCGTTCCATCTGGAGGAATCTCCCCGACTGCCCCTGCCAGACTCTGAAATTGAACGGAGTTATCTTTATTTGGGGAAGTTTCCATAAAGCAAAGCAGGGTATCTATTGCCTCATCAGGTAAACTATGATACACGAAAGCTCCAGTGTTTTTAAATTTATGAGGGCCCAGCCCCCCATCAAATTTCATTACTGCTTCAATATATGGAATTGTCTGAATATCTATCTGAATTAGATTGCCTGCGGCAATTAATGGTTTTAGTAAGCATCTCAGTTGATCCTCATTGCCTAAAAATTCACCGGCAGAAGTAATACGGCCGTCTTCCTTGGTAAATAGGTCTATAATCGATGTCAGCCGTTCATCAACAAACGGCGCCCAAGACTGCCATACTTTGATGACCTCTCTGGCTTCCGACCAATCCCAGGTGATATTATAAACAGCAACATCTGAAATTGGATGAACCTTAAAAATAAATGACGTTACTATCCCAAAGTTTCCGCCCCCGCCACCCCGGGATGCCCAAAAAAGATCGGAATGCGTGCATCGGTCAGCGCATATTACTTCTCCCTCTGCATTGACCATCTGGACTGTGATTAAGTTGTCACAAAGCAGGCCCATCTCTCTTGTCAGCATGCCGAATCCCCCTCCCAGTGTAATGCCGGCAATGCCAACGCTTGGACATGTTCCTCCCGGAATAGTAACACCTCTATCCCATAAAAACTCGTAAATTGGCAGCAGGGTGGCTCCGGCTCCAATCGTTGCTTCCATATTGGTTTCATCAAAAATGATTTTATCCATTTCGCTTACATCTATGACGATTCCATCATTCAATATTGAAAAAGCTTCATAACTGTGCCCAC from Lacrimispora sphenoides JCM 1415 encodes the following:
- a CDS encoding TetR/AcrR family transcriptional regulator codes for the protein MPQVSEKYLEARKNKIATAAVNVFAKKGYSNATMKDIMDEAQISRGGLYAHFENIDTVFLAALKYDDFLNIESALSPDPKEPLFPQLKDWIQKTVLSVQDSDRNLVRAKSEFFLSHNASEFPYLQERHEKLANVIQLFIHMGIEAGEFKDTIDVNTFSELLIATIDGIMLQQYNQFCSGINLSKRIDLLNTMIERILS
- a CDS encoding FAD-binding oxidoreductase, translating into MTKLTGRIVLPDDPCYEIARRDYNTRFSKYPLAIVFCQDTQDVINAVKWTRENCISLRARSGGHSYEAFSILNDGIVIDVSEMDKIIFDETNMEATIGAGATLLPIYEFLWDRGVTIPGGTCPSVGIAGITLGGGFGMLTREMGLLCDNLITVQMVNAEGEVICADRCTHSDLFWASRGGGGGNFGIVTSFIFKVHPISDVAVYNITWDWSEAREVIKVWQSWAPFVDERLTSIIDLFTKEDGRITSAGEFLGNEDQLRCLLKPLIAAGNLIQIDIQTIPYIEAVMKFDGGLGPHKFKNTGAFVYHSLPDEAIDTLLCFMETSPNKDNSVQFQSLAGAVGEIPPDGTAYFHRDANYIMQYITRWKADKEKETNIHWVESLRRAMLKYVNGTYVNWPDVFIKDWPMAYYGTNYQELMQIKCKYDPENIFHFKQSICPD